The DNA segment TCTAAAAATGTGTGACTCTCACCCCCTGGTAAGAGTTAGCGGACAATCAGACACGTTCAATCAGTTGACACACCTCTACCTGTTTTGTGCCGGGATAGTGCATCCGTATGATAGAAAAGGCTGTTCAATTTTGAACAATGTGTCAAAAACATCCCCGCCAAATTCCAGATTTTGAAATCTGGCGGCGGTGGATAAAAGGCTAGAGCTGGCCTCCTACTCAACGACTGGCTCCATCCCGTTTCGTTCCAGGAGATAGCGTAAACTTCGTGCCACCAGATGATAACTCTGTTTGGTGTAGCCGCCGCTCAATGTCATTACAAAGGGTAAATTCGCAGCCATCAACGTGTTAAACACGAACCCAGTTCCTTGAGCACTCGCGGCAGATACTCCATCACAATTCCGGTATAGACCCCATCAGCCGTATTGGTTTGGATCGGAAAATGAAAATTGATTCGCTTTTTGGCTTCGATATCGCCAGGGTAGATGTCTTCATTGTAGACATCAAAAATGAACACATTCTGAAACGCCAGTTGTCTGCAAATGCGTTCAATCCCATTTCCCTGATGGGCATCCAGGTCAAGAATCAGGATTTTGTCTTCCGGGCTCAACTGTTTAGTGCGGTGCAGCTCCGCAATCGCAATCGGAATGTCGGCATAAATGCAAAAACCCTCTCCCCTCCCGCGACTCGCATGGTGATAGCCACCCGCCAGATTGACGCCAATTCCGTGCGCCAGGGCTTCCTGAGTAGCCAGCATCGTGCCTCGAACCGCATACCGCATGGATTTGAGAATTTTCGAATCCAAAACCATCGCCGGAATGGCCGACACAAACGGCAATTCCAGCGCCCGGGCAATGTAGATTGAGCTTTCCA comes from the Acidobacteriota bacterium genome and includes:
- a CDS encoding histone deacetylase, which codes for ESSIYIARALELPFVSAIPAMVLDSKILKSMRYAVRGTMLATQEALAHGIGVNLAGGYHHASRGRGEGFCIYADIPIAIAELHRTKQLSPEDKILILDLDAHQGNGIERICRQLAFQNVFIFDVYNEDIYPGDIEAKKRINFHFPIQTNTADGVYTGIVMEYLPRVLKELGSCLTR